One Spiroplasma endosymbiont of Dioctria linearis DNA segment encodes these proteins:
- a CDS encoding lipoprotein yields MKKLLSLLAAFSLVTTSSVTVVSCGDKTVVLPIIEDNSQLIKELKTETNEIFKKHLKNNVYKNLISLPEMEVNNKFLTKNKINQYQGKTVGEIDSYDLQKLEIDMKKVLDINELTKSLNQLKNVNKYKILLNDVDSLIKNVIFDWESLVIKSYEKEKIYLGNVIVDYKIEVQYKGVKDIETFNISDNFKYTSTNNEALKKGSDDFYKGIAKDYFSSEDALDKKHTNLKWNKIKDSKDESDGYGTYETEFKKYYQEAAKTNGFETSMTNFIKNNYFSEISSTLPLSFEGDLIYKSSDMNKYSLFKSINTGKSYNDSNSIKLDYKTAEGRIMLNTVFRNDPNKSETQQALVNSYFTNDNYKVWEEQYKLAKENFLKELSIDKESSIVQTNEFKSSLALGYVNLTGLSINLADGGYIHELPDFRIAVNYLIDVEQSKSKILDNLAKFSVNSLKVWHKTMGVVYGYEYPEYNSAQDFLMVIKSSKLTNEFVEKSKKAPGWGDLWSAIFNWSFGLSDRFEFTEDRLNMLNQAKLPEDSMYTIGFQEKNFAFPASRWTWTDFDWITEKNGLSLKWHKAPDKEITNNNIMLWDLGYINFYIDLDQITLGCKTLGQKDFIKFI; encoded by the coding sequence ATGAAAAAATTATTAAGCTTATTAGCTGCTTTTAGTTTAGTTACAACAAGTAGCGTGACTGTAGTTTCTTGCGGAGACAAAACAGTTGTTCTTCCAATCATTGAAGACAATAGTCAATTAATTAAGGAGTTAAAAACTGAAACTAATGAAATTTTTAAAAAACACTTAAAGAATAATGTTTATAAAAATTTAATTAGCTTACCAGAAATGGAAGTAAATAATAAGTTTTTAACTAAAAATAAAATTAATCAGTATCAAGGTAAAACAGTAGGAGAAATTGATTCATATGATTTACAAAAATTAGAAATAGATATGAAGAAAGTTTTAGATATTAATGAATTAACAAAGTCACTAAATCAATTGAAAAATGTAAACAAATATAAAATACTTTTAAATGATGTTGATAGTTTAATTAAAAATGTAATTTTTGATTGAGAATCATTAGTAATTAAGTCTTATGAAAAAGAGAAAATATATTTAGGGAATGTAATTGTTGATTATAAAATTGAAGTTCAATATAAAGGAGTCAAGGATATTGAAACTTTTAATATTAGTGATAATTTTAAGTATACTTCAACTAATAATGAAGCTTTGAAAAAAGGAAGTGATGACTTTTATAAAGGAATTGCAAAAGATTATTTTTCCTCAGAAGATGCTCTTGATAAAAAACATACAAATTTAAAATGAAATAAAATTAAGGATTCTAAAGATGAATCAGATGGTTATGGAACCTATGAAACTGAGTTTAAAAAATATTATCAAGAGGCAGCTAAAACAAATGGTTTTGAAACTTCAATGACAAATTTTATTAAAAATAATTATTTTAGTGAAATAAGTAGTACATTACCGCTTTCTTTTGAAGGAGATTTGATTTACAAATCATCTGACATGAATAAATACTCGCTGTTTAAATCAATAAATACTGGAAAAAGTTATAATGATTCAAATTCAATTAAATTAGATTATAAAACTGCTGAGGGAAGAATAATGCTGAATACTGTTTTTAGAAATGATCCAAATAAGTCAGAAACTCAACAAGCATTAGTAAATAGTTATTTTACAAATGATAATTATAAAGTTTGAGAAGAGCAATATAAACTTGCAAAAGAAAATTTCCTAAAAGAATTATCAATTGATAAAGAATCTTCAATTGTTCAGACAAATGAATTTAAAAGTTCTTTAGCATTAGGATATGTTAATTTAACTGGTTTATCAATTAATTTAGCAGATGGTGGTTATATTCATGAGTTACCAGATTTTAGAATAGCTGTTAATTATTTAATTGATGTTGAACAGTCTAAAAGTAAAATATTAGATAACTTAGCTAAATTCTCTGTGAATAGTTTAAAGGTTTGACATAAAACAATGGGAGTAGTTTATGGTTATGAATATCCAGAATATAATTCTGCTCAAGATTTCTTGATGGTCATTAAAAGCTCAAAACTGACTAATGAGTTTGTAGAAAAAAGTAAAAAAGCTCCAGGTTGAGGTGATTTATGATCAGCCATATTTAATTGAAGTTTTGGTTTAAGTGATAGATTTGAATTTACAGAAGATAGATTAAATATGTTAAATCAAGCAAAACTTCCTGAAGATTCAATGTACACAATAGGATTCCAGGAAAAGAACTTTGCATTTCCAGCTAGTAGATGAACATGGACAGACTTTGATTGAATTACAGAAAAAAATGGACTTAGTTTAAAATGACATAAAGCACCTGATAAAGAGATCACTAACAATAATATTATGCTTTGAGACTTAGGCTATATCAATTTTTATATTGATTTAGATCAAATTACATTAGGTTGTAAAACATTAGGTCAAAAGGACTTTATTAAATTCATCTAA